From the genome of Streptomyces xanthophaeus:
CCAGCCGCCCACGATCTCGCCGTTCCACCACACGGTGGGGCCGATGTTGCCGGCGTAGTCGAACAGGGCGCTCCGGTGGGCGGGGTCGAGGTGGAAACCGCGGTCGGCCCAGCCCATGCCGGTGGGGTCGAGGCCGGGCAGCAGCGCCGCCCAGGGCTCCGGCGCCGGTTCGGGCCCGGTGTCCCCGGGGCTGACCAGGGCGGTGGTGCCGTCCTCGAGGCGGACCTGGTCGGGTCCCACGGCGGCGAGGGCCTTGCGGACGTCCGTGAGGGTCCAGCCGGTCCACCACTTGAGGTCGGCCTCGGTGGCGGGACCGTACGCGCGCAGCCATCGGCGGGCGATCTCGGTGCGGGCCTCCGCGGCGGGTAGGGCGGGCCAGGGCTCGGTGTGGACCCAGCGGTACTGGCTGGAGGTCCATGAGCCGCGCGGCCGGTCACGGCGGATCCTGCCGTCGGCGGCGAGCAGCCGGATGACCCGGGTGGCGACGCCCTGCTCGGTCTCGTACTTCTTGCCACGGCTGATGGTGATCTTCTGGCGCAGCGCGGGTACGGCCGCGGACAGCTGGCTGCCGGTGGAGGGGCCGTGGGTGTCCAGGGCGTCGAGCGCGGCGGCCTCCGCGCCGGCGAGCCAGGCGGCGTCGAGTCCCTGTCCGTCCTCGTCGAGGTGCTTGAGGAGGGTACGGCGCTCCTTCGCCGCGATCGCGCGGGCGGTGGAGGCGTCGACGTGCGGGGCGAGTTCGGCGGAGACCGCGAAGAGCGTGTTGCGCATGCTGAGCAGGCGCACGAGGCTTACGTCCTCGTAGAGTGCCCGCTCGATCGCGTCCGGGCCGCCTCCGGCGAGCCGGGCCCGGGCCGAGAGGAAGACGGTCGCGGCGTCGGTGGCGTGCAGGGCGACGACGGAATCCGCTGTCTCGGCGACCGTCGCGGCGCGGGCCGACGGAGCCAGACGGTGGCGCCGGCCGAGCCGGTGTCGTCGCTCGGCGGTGGTGACGAGAGGGAGGCTCATCCTCCCGATCGTAGGCCGGGCCGCCGACACGGCGACCCGGCCTGCCGGAACGTCCGGTCAGAGCTGGAGCTTGAACCCGACGTGCGAGGCGGTGAACCCGAGCCGTTCGTAGAAACGGTGGGCACCGGTGCGGGTCACGTCCGAAGTCAGCTGCACCAGCGCGCAGTTCTCGGCACGGGACTTCTCGACGGCCCATGCGATGATCCGGGTGCCCAGGCCGCCGCCGCGTTCGTCGGCGTGCACGCGGACGCCCTCGATGATGGAACGGGTGGCCCCCTTCCGGGAGAGTCCAGGGACGATCGTCAGCTGGAGGGTGCCCACCACCCGGTCGGCGCGGACGGCGACGACCAGGTGCTGGTTCGGGTCGTCGGTGAGCCGCTTCAGGGCTGCGAGGTACGGGGCGAGGTCGTCCGGGGACTCGCGGGTGGCGCCGAGCGGGTCGTCGGCCAGCATGGCGACGATGGCGGGCACATCGGCCTCGGTGGCCGGCCGGATCATCAGCTCGGGAGTGTCGGTCATGATGCGTTCTCCTCTCAGCCCGCGGCCACGGTGAGCGGTGCCCACCGACGGGTCCAGTCGCCGGGCAGGCCGGGGATGTCCCGGGTCATGACGGCATTGAAAGCCACGGAGGCCAGGCCCCGGTCCTTGAGCCAGGCGAGGAATTCCTCGTGCCGTACATCGACATCGGTGCGTAGCGCCCGCTCGGTGCCGAGTGCGAGCGCGGTGACCAGCGACTGGGCGGTCGCGGTGTCATGGGCGATCAGCGGGCCGATGACCTGGGTGTCCATATTGGGCCAGGCCGCGGCGTAGCCGGTGAGTGCGCCGTCCTGGGAGTGGTTCTCGGCCACGACCAGACGGTCGGCGAAGGCGGGCAGCCGGGTGATCATGTGCGTGCGGTCGGTGCCGAAGACCTCGGCGTCCAGGCGCAGGATGCGGGGGAGGTCCTCGGCGGTCGCCGGCCGGACCCGGGAGGCGCCGTACGTGCCGGGGGTGTCCTCGTGGCGGAAGGCGCCCGTCAGCATCTCGGTGCGGCCGGTGGTCTCGAAGCCCAGTTCCTCGTAGAGGGGGCGCCCGTAGGGAGTGGCGTGCAGGGTGAGGGGGACGCCCTTCAGTACGCCGTCGCAGACGTGGGTCATCAGACGGCGCCCCAGGCCCTGGCGGGCGAAGCGGTCGGCCACGAGAACCATCCCGATGGCGGCGAGCTCCGGTCCGGAATGGGTGTCGCCGTAGCGCGTGACGACGCAGGCGGCCGCGAGTCCCCGGCCGTCCGGGGCGTCGATGCCGTAGCCGTTTCCGGCGGCGAGGAGCAGACGCCACTTGTGTTCCTCGCGGAGCCATCCGCGATCTTCGGACAGGTCGGCGCAGCGGTGGAGATCGTCCACGGTCAGCGCCCGGATCGGTAGATCGGTGATGTGTGGTGGTGTCACCTGGCCCAGACTGGATCATGGACTGGGAGCCGTCCAGAGGGTTTGAGGTCGGATGTTTCACGTGAAACACCAGGTGCCCCGGCAGGGGAGCCGCCGGACGATGTTTCACGTGAAACACGGTGTTTCACGTGAAACGGACCGACTAATCTCGTTGGCTATGACCCTCCTGCACCTCTTCGATCTCGACGGGACGCTGATGTACGGCTCGGCGGCGCCGGTCGAGATTTCCCGCCAGCTCGGGCTGAGTGCCGAGATCGCCGAGCTGGAACGGGCCTTCGGTGCGCAGGAGATGGGGCCGCACCAGTTCTCCGTGGCTGCCCACGCTCTCTGGGCCGATCTGACACCGGCGCACGTCCGGGCGGCGTTCGACGGGGCTCCCTGGCTCGCGGGGATCCGGGACGTGTGGCAGGAGATCAGGGACCGCGGGGACTACTGCGCGGTGATCTCCCTGTCACCGTCGTTCTTCGTGGAGCTGCTGCTGGAGTGGGGCGCGCATGCCGCGCACGGCTCGGTCTTCCCCGAGGTGCCGTTCACCCGTCCGGTGGAGGAGTCCGGGATCCTCACGCCCGAGGGCAAGGTCAGGGTGGCGGACCGGCTCTGCGCGCAGTTCGGTGTGAGCCGGGCCGACTGTGTCGCGTACGGGGATTCGGTGACCGACGCGATGCTCTTCGAGGTGGTGCCGGTCTCGGTGGCGGTGAATGCGAGGCCTTATCTCGCCGAGCGGGCGACCCATGTCTACGAGGGCCGGGATCTGCGGGACGCATACCAGCTCGTCGGGCTGACGCGCCCGGGAGTTGACGCATCTTAGGAGGAAAGTGGGTTCGAAACGCGGACTTTCCGCGTTTTCCCGCAGGCCTCTGAGTCGGCTGGCACGCTGTGAAACCCGGAACCACGGATTCACAGGCCGTGGCGTGTGCAGACCGACCGAGATGCTCGAAGCGAGGCACCGCATGGACGCTCCGCCCACCAGATCGGCCAGACGCGAATCGGCCCGGATATCCGGCGAGGGCGGTGCGATCGAGCCCTCACCGGATGCCGTACTCATCCGCCGGACCCTCGCGGAGATCGCCCCTGTCGCCGACAAGGTGACCTCGTATTTCTACGCTCTGGTGTTCACCGGGCACCCGGAAGTACGCGGCATGTTCCCCGCCGCCATGGACGCGCAGCGGGACCGGCTGCTGAAGGCACTGCTGACCGCCGCCGAACACATCGACAATCCCGCCGTCCTCGTCCCCTACCTGCGCCGACTGGGCGCCGGGCATCGCAAGTACGGCACGATGGCCGGCCACTACCCGGCGGTCGGCGAAGCCCTCGTCGGGGCACTCGCCCGGTACGCCCACCACAGCTGGGGCCCCGAGACCCAGGCCGCCTGGGTGCGGGCGTACACCGGGATTTCCCAGATCATGATCGACGCGGCGGCGGAGGAAGAGGTGAAGGCCCCCGCGTGGTGGCACGCCGAGGTGGTCTCCCACGATCTGCGCACCCCGGACATCGCGGTACTGACGGTCCGCCCCGACCAGCCCTACGCCTTCCTCGCCGGCCAGTACGCGAGCCTGGAGACCCCGTGGTGGCCACGGGTGTGGCGGCACTACTCCTTCGCCTCGGCGCCGCGCGCCGACGGACTGCTGTCCTTCCACGTCAAGGCCGTCCCCGCGGGCTGGGTCTCCAACGCGCTGGTGCGCCACGCCCGCCCGGGAGACGTACTGCGCCTGGGACCGCCGGCCGGGTCGATGGTGGTGGACCACACCACGGACAACGGCATGCTGTGCCTGGGCGGAGGCACCGGGATCGCTCCGATCAAGGCGCTGATCGAGGACGTGGCCGAACACGGCGAGCGGCGGCCGGTGGAGGTGTTCTTCGGGGCCCGCAGTGACAACGACCTCTACGACAAGGACACGCTCCTGGGGCTCCAGCGCTCGCACCCGTGGCTGTCGGTGCGCCCGGTGGTCGGCGACGGGCTGGCCGGACAGCTGCCGCACGCGGTGGGTGAACACGGGCCGTGGAGCTCGTACGACGCGTTCATCTCCGGCCCGCCCGCGATGATCCGCAACGGCGTGGACGAGCTCCTGCGGATCGGCATCCCCTGCGAGCGGATCCGGCACGACGCGGTGGAGGAGCTGGCCGGCATCGCCGGCTGAGACCGGAGGCAGCCCGCCGGTCTCAGCCCGGCTTCAGCCCAGGTCGGGAGCGTGCATGGCGCGGACACCCTCGATATTGCCGTCGAGATAGTGCCGCAGGGACAGCGGGACGAGATGGACGGCGGCGATGCCCACCCGGCTGAAGGGCACGCGGACGATCTCGTACTCGCCTTCGGGCTCGTCGACCTCGGGACCGTGCCGCAGGCTCGGGTCCATCGATTCCAGGCGGCAGACGAAGAAGTGCTGCACCTTCACGCCGGTCACCCCCCTGTCGGCGATGTGCTCGACGGTGTCGACGAAGCAGGGCACCACATCGGTGATCTTCGCGCCGAGTTCTTCGTGGACCTCCCGGTGGAGGGCGTCGACGACGGTGGAGTCCGAGGACTCCACTCCCCCGCCGGGGGTGAGCCAGTACGGATCGACTCCGGGCCTGGTGCGTTTGATGAGGATCAGGTCGTCACCGTCGAGCAGGATCGCGCGGGCGGTGCGTTTGACCACGGGACGTTCGGTCATGGGAGAAGAGTGGCCCACCACTCCGCTTCTGAAACGCGCCACAGGCCGGAAAAGGGCGGACTCACCAGTGCACCGACGCATCCAGCAGCCGGTCGTGCGCCCGGGCGAGGTGGGCGAGGGCCAGGCTCCCGGTCCGCACGACCAGGAACCAGGTGCGCAGCGGTGGCACCTCAGGCTCCGCCAGCGCAACGATCCGACCGCTGTCGAGGGCGTCCTGGCACAGGTAGCGGGGCAGGACGGCGAGCCCGGCGCCGGCCCGGACGCACTCCAGCACGGCCCGCAGGTCGGGCACGACCACGGTGGCGGCCAGGGGCCTGGCATCGGGCAGGGTGTCGAAGACGGCGGCCCAGTAGCGGGTGACGAGCGGCAGGCTCTCGTGGACCTCGACCAGCGGGATGCCGTCCAGCGCGGCGGAACCCTCCTCGCGCAGGCGGTCCATGTCGACGAGGGCGGCCCAGTAGGGCGCGGCGACCAGGACGTGCTCCTCGTCGCACAGCGCGGTGGCCGTGAAGAGCCCGCCCCGGGGGTGGGCGGTGGTGACGACGAGGTCGTGGTGGCCGGCGGCGAGCCCGTCAAGGGTCGCTTCGGCATCGGTCTGCGGGGCGGCGCGCAGGGTATGGCCCTGGCCGACCAGGAGGGCGAGGGCGGGGAGCACGCGCAGGCACAGGAACTCGGGAGGCCCGGCGACGTGGAGGGTGCGTAACGCGCCGGCGGCCTCCCGCTCGGCCTCGGTGATCCGCAGCAGGGCGTCGAGGTGAGGGGCGGCCTTGTGTGCCAGCTCGTCGCCGACGGCGGTGGGGGTGACGCCACGGGCCCGGCGGTGGAAGAGCGGGCGCCCCAACTGGCGTTCCAGGGTGCGGATCTGCGAGGTCACGGCGGGCTGGGACAGTCCGAGGAGGGCGGCGGCGCGCGTGAACGAGCCGGCCCGGTGGACGGCGACGAAGGTGCGCAGCAGGGTCAGGTCCATCGCTGCACCTCTCGGTGGGGGCCTTCAACTATAAATATGCAGATAGCTCCCTGTCGTTACCGTGATTGGACTCTGACGCAGAGTCAACTAGCCTTGTCGCGTGGTTCTTCGCGCGCGGAACCCGGGGCGGTCCGAGCCACCAGGGGGGAGGCTCGGACCGCTTCACACGGCGACGGCCGTGCCCGGTTCAGGGCGTGGCGCCCGCGTGGTCGAGGGCCCGCAGCACGTCCGCGACCAGGTCTTCGGTGTCCTCGGCGCCGGCGGAGAAGCGGATGAAGCCCTCCGGCACGGCGTCGCCGCCCCAGCGTCCGCGCCGCTCGGCGGTGGAACGTACCCCGCCGAAACTCGTGGCGTCCTCGACCAGGCGCAGGGCGGCCATGAACCGCTCCGCGTGCGCGCGGTCGGGAAGGGTGAAGGAGACCACCGACCCGAAGCCCCGCATCTGCAGGGCGGCCGTCTTGTGGGAGCGGTCCGTGGGAAGCCCCGGGTAGCGCAGTCCGCTCACGTCCGGCCGGTGCGTCAGCGCCTCGGCGACGGCCAGTGCGTTGGCCCACTGGCGCTGCGCGCGCAGCTGGATCGTGGCGAGGGAGCGGTGGGCGAGCCAGGCCTCCATGGGACCCGGGATCGCACCGACGATCTTTCGCCACCGCCGGACGCGGGCAGCGAGCTCCGGATCGCGGCAGACGACGTATCCGAGCAGTACGTCGCCGTGGCCTGTGAGCCCCTTGGTGCCGCTCGCCACCGAGAAGTCCGCCCCCAGCTCCAGGGGCCGTTGCCCGAGCGGGGTGGCCAGGGTGTTGTCGACGGCGACCAGGGTCCGGCCGGCGTGCGCCGCGTCCACGAGGCGGCGTACGTCGCACACGTCGAGCCCGGGGTTGGAAGGGGTCTCGATCCACAGCAGCCGGGCCCCGTCGAGGACCGCGAGCTGGGCGTCGTCACCGGTCGGAGCGGTGCGCACGTGGATGCCGTACGCCTCCAGCTGCTCGCGCAGCAGGGGCAGGGCCTGGTAGCCGTCGTCGGGCAGGACCACGGTGTCGCCGGTGTGCGCCTGGGAGAGGAGGACGGCGGAGACCGCCGCCATGCCGGAGGCGAAGACGATCGTGTGCACGTCCTCGCCGGGGGCCTCCAGCTCCCCGATCGCCCGTTCCAGCAGCGTCCAGGTGGGGTTGGTGTCGCGGCCGTAGGCGTACGGGCCTTCGACGTCGCCCGGGAGGTGGAAGTGGGCGGCGAAGACGGGTCCGGGCAGGGGCGGTTCGTTCTTGACGGCCTCGGGCAGTCCGGCCCGCACGGCCCGGGTGCCGTCGCCGAGCGCGGCAGCTCCGGTCTCCCGCGTCGTCTGCGTCTCCTGCGGGGGGTATTCGGTCACGCGGTGTGCTCCTTCACGGCGGCGCGTACGGCGTCCAGCAGGCCGGGGCTCGCGGCCTCGACCAGCTCCAGGCACTCCTCGAACCCGTCGAGCGGCCCGTAGTAGGGATCCGGTACGTCGGTCTCCGCGGCCGAGGCCGCCGGATCGTAGGACCGCAGCAGCCGCACCTTGGCGGCGTCCTGCGGCGTGGGCGCGAGGGCCCGGAGGTCGCGCAGGTGCCCTGCGTCGAGCGCGATGACGAGGTCCAGGCGGGCGAACCAGGAGGCGTGGAACCGGCGGGCCCGGTGGTCCTGCTCGTAGCCGGCCGCCTCCAGGACGGCGACGGTGCGCGGATCTGCGCCGTCCCCCTCGTGCCAGCCGCCGGTCCCGGCGCTGTCCACCTCGACCAGGGCGGAGAGGCCGTCGGCCGCCACATGGGCACGGAAGACCGACTCGGCCATGGGGGAGCGGCATATGTTGCCCGTGCAGACGAAGCAGACGCGGTACATGGCAGGCATGTTCAGTTCTTGTCGGGCAGGACCATGTTCATGGCCCAGGAGACGATGGAGATGATCAGGCCGCCGAGGAGCGCGGTCCAGAAGCCGTCGACATGGAAGCTGAGATCGAGCTGGGTGGCCAGCCACGAGGTCAGCAGCAGCATCAGGGCGTTCACGACAAGGGTGAACAGGCCGAGCGTGAGGATGAACAGCGGCAGCGAGAGCAGCTTCACCAGCGGCTTGACGAGCAAGTTGACCAGGCCGAAGACCAGCGCGACCAGGATCAGGGTGAGAGCCCGTCGGCCCGTGCTGCTGCCGTCGTCGAGGGTGATGCCGGAAAGCAGCCAGATGGCGACGGCCAGGGCCGCCGCGTTGGCGAGCGTCTTGACTACGAAATTCGTCATGTGTCTGATCGTGGCAGAGAAGATCCCGGTGGGACATCCGCAGATCAGCGGATGCAAGGGAACGATCGAGTACAAGGGGCACAACGACGATGAAAGCCTTCCGGCTTGACGAGCTCGAAGCGGAGCGGGCCGCGAACGACGGCGCCTATCTGCAGTTCCTGCGCGAGCGGAACATGTCGGTCGGGCTGTACGCGCTCGACGCCGGACAGATCGATCCGCAGCTGCCGCACCGGCAGGACGAGGTGTACTTCGTCGTCAGCGGCCGGGCCTCGATCACGGTCGGGGAGGAGACGACGACCGTGGCGCGCGGCAGCGTCGTCTACGTCCCGGCGGGCGTGGCGCACAAGTTCCACCACATCACCGAGGACCTGAGGGTGATGGTCGTGTTCTCCCCGCCGGAGGGCTGAGCGGCCCGCCCGGATGAGGGTCGCGGCCCTGATCCCCCTAAGGGGCGGATCAGGGGACTCCGAGGGCTCGCGGGCCCCGGTACGGGCCCCGGGACTCCTAGCATCGAGAGCAGGAAGTAGCGGACGAAGTCACGGACGAAGAAGAGGTCGAGGACATGGACGGCATCCGAGAGATATTCGCAGGCATGCCCTGGTGGGTTAAGTGGGTCGCGGTTCCCCTGCTGGCGCTCTTCGTCTTCGGCGGTGTGATCACCAGCATCCTGGGCGCGCTGATCGGGTTCGTCTTCAAGCTGCTCCTCTTCGTCGGCCTCGTCGGCGGCCTGATCTTCGTCGTGAAGAAGTTCAGCGGCGGCGGCTCGAAGTCTTCCTCCGGCGAGTGGTAGCCAGGAGCGGTCCGGGCGGATCCGGGATTGCGCCAGGTGAGGGAACATGACCCGCTGAACGGCTCACATCCCCGGAATCGGTGGATAGAGTGGCAATCTATGCCGTTCCCTGGGCACCGAAAGCCGGTACCGCCGCTCCGACCTGCCGCCCTGACCTGCGGCGACGTAAAACGAGCCGCCGAGTACGACCCCCAGGAGCGACGGCACGCGCGGGGGCGGCCCCCGCAGGGCGGGCCTCCCCAAAGGCCCGCCGCCACGCCTGGGGGTGAGCTTTGTCTCCGGTTCACAATGCCGGTGTGCCGACTCTGATCGGTTCGGTGCAGCGCGCGCTGAGGCTGCTCGAAGCGGCGGGGTCCCATAGCGGGGGAGCCCCGGCAAAACAGCTGGCGCGCGAGGCCGGGCTCCCGCTTCCCACCGCGTACCACCTGCTGCGCACACTGACGCACGAGGGCTACCTGCGCAGGGTGCGCGGAGTGTTCGTACTGGGCGAGGCCGCGGAGCGGCTCGCCCATGGGGGACTCCAGCAGAAACGTCGCAGCATGATCCTCGACTCGCTCGCGTACTTCCGCGACACGGTCGGGGCCCCCGTCTACTTCGCGGTCTACCGCGAGGGTGAGATCGAGGTCGTGGGTGTCTCGGACACCCCGGCCAGCCCGGCCTGCGAGGAATGGGCCGACTTCCGTGAGACCGGCCATGCGCACGCCATCGGGCAGTGCCTGCTCGGGCAACTCGACGAGAAGACGCGCAGGGAGTACTTCGACCGTCATCCGGTCGAGGCCATCACTCCCTATACCGTCCGCGATCTACGGTCCCTGGAAAAACGGATCGGGGCGCTCGGGCGAATGCAGCCGGTGATCGAACGTCAGGAATATGCCCTCGGCACGATCTGCGCCGCCATCCCCATTACGGCCGGCGATACGGTCGCGACGATGGCCATTTCTCTACCTCTCCACCAAGAAGAGCGATTGCTCTATGTAGTCAATCGGCTACGGAGTGAAGTAGGCGCGCTGTTGAGCACCCTCTCGTTCTCTATCAGTATCTGAAAACTCACTCCTTGTGATCTGCTACCGCTTCCACCACTCTTGTCAAGTGGGTCCTGGGGGATCATTCCTGGCCACTTCAACTACAGCGGGGTAGTCCATGCGCGAGTCGGTACAGGCAGAGGTCATGATGAGCTTCCTCGTTTCCGAGGAGCTCTCGTTCCGGATTCCGGTGGAACTCCGGTACGACGCACGCGACCCCTACGCAGTCCGCCTGACCTTCCACCTTCCCGGAGACGCGCCCGTGACCTGGGCGTTCGGCCGGGAGCTCCTCCTCGACGGCATCAACAAGCCATGCGGTGACGGTGATGTGCACATCGCCCCCACGCACCCGGAGGACCTGTCCGACGTCCACATCCGCCTTCAGGTGGGCGGTGACCGGGCCCTGTTCCGGGCCAGCGCGGCGCCGCTCGTCGCGTTCCTCGACCGCACCGACCGGATCGTTCCACTCGGACAGGAGCGCAATCTGGGCGACTTCGAGGAGAACCTCGACGAGGCCCTCGGCAAGATCCTCGCGGAATCGCAGCAGAACGAGCAGAACGCCGGCTGACCGGCCGACCGTCGGACCCGCCGACGGTCCGGCCGATCGACCGGCCGGACCGCCGGCCGCTCAGCGCTTGCGCCGTCGGCCCCGGCCGCGGACCGGCCCCGTGGCAGGGACGCCGGACGGGGATCCCGATCGGTCGGCGGAAACCACCAGCGCGGCCAGCGCCGTTGTCACGGGGACCGAGGCCACCAGGCCGATCGAGCCCACGAGGGTCCGTACGATCTCCTCGGCCACCAGCTCGCTGTTGGCCACCGAACCCATGCTGCTGTTCGCGATCGAGAACAGCAGGAGCAGTGGCAGCGCGGCACCCGCGTAGGCCAGCACCAGAGTGTTGACCACCGACGCGATGTGATCGCGGCCGATCCTGATGGCCGCCCGGTAGAGGGAGCGCGGCCCCATCGAGGGGTCCGCGTGGTGCAGTTCCCACACCGCCGACGTCTGGGTGACCGTCACGTCGTCGAGCACGCCCAGCGATCCGATGATCACGCCTGCGAGCAGCAAACCGCTCATGTCGATGTCCGGGTACAGCCCGTGGATCAGCCCCGTGTTGTCGTCGGTGTTGCCGCTGAGGAACGCCCAGTCGATGAACCCCGAGCCGAGCAGCCCGATCAGCAACAGCGAGACGAGCGTGCCGAGGACGGCCACCGAGGTACGGGCGGTCAGCCCGTGGCACATGTAGAGCGCGATCAGCATGATGGCGCTCGCCCCGACCACCGCGACGACCAGCGGGTTCGAACCCTGCAGGATGGCCGGGAGGATGAAGAGGGTCAGCACGCCGAAGCTGACCACCAGCGCGACCAGCGCGAACAGCCCGCGCATCCGCCCGACGACGACGACCGCGACCGCGAAGATGCCGGCCAGCAGCGCCATCGGGAGCTTGCGGTTCACGTCGATCACCGAGTACTGGAGGTCACGGGGGGCGTCCGGCGCGTACGCCACCACCACCTCCTGGCCGTCCTCCAACTGCCGTGGCGCGCCCGGCTGGACGACCTCCACGAAGGTGCGGCCCTTGTCCGGGCCGCTGGTGACCTCGACGGTGGCCTTCTTGCACTCGCCGGTCTGCTCGGCCTGCGCCTGGCGGCCCTCGGGTGTGGAGGGAGCCGCGGTCGTCGGCACCTGGGCGGCGTTCACGGATTTGCAGTCGACCTGTTCGAGCGAGGTGACCACGCCCTGCTGGGTCTGCCGGTCGAATCCCACCCCCGTGCGCTCGTGGCCCGGGGCGCCGCCCGGCCAGAGCACCACCATGCCCACGAAGACGGCCGCGGCGAAGGGGATCAGTACGGCGGCGATGACCTTGCGCAGGTGCTTCGAGACGGGGGCCGCCGGGCCGTGGCCATGACCGTGGCCATGACCGTGGCCATGGCCGTGGCCGTGGGACTGACCCGGGAGGTGGCCGTCCGAGCCACCACCGGAGTGGCCGTCGGACGGCCTGTCGGCGTGGCCGTCGGAATGGCCGTCGGACGGTCCGGGGGCCCCATGTGCGTGGCCGTTGTGACCATGGGGCTCTGTGTGCTCGATGGGGGGCTGCGGCGAGGGCGTCACCAGCAGATCATCGCAAGAGATGAGGGGGCCCACTGTTCAGCACGCCATGGATGACGCTAGCGTGGGGGCACCTTTGCACAACGCGGGAGCTCGGAGCACCGGGCTGAGAGGACGCTGATCACCGTACGGGCATCACTGATGCGTACGGGAAGAGGCTGCGTCGACCGCCGAACCTGTTACCGGGTAATGCCGGCGTAGGGAGATCAGGTCTCATGACCATTCAGGACGCACGCACGCCTGCCGTCAGCCAGGACGCCGACGGCCAGACCGAGCGCCAGCCCGGCTGGCACAAGGGATACCTGGCGGGCTCCCGCCCCGACCTCCGGGTGCCGGTCCGCCAGGTCCACCTCACCAACGGCAAGGACGTGACGCTCTACGACACGTCCGGTCCGTACACCGACCCGCAGATCGAGACCGACGTCCGCCGCGGCCTCGCGCCGCTCCGCGAGAACTGGATCATCAGCCGCGGGGACACCGAGGAGTACGCGGGCCGCCCCGTGCGCCCCGAGGACGACGGCATCAAGCACACCTCGCCGCGCGGCGGCCTCAAGAACCTCGACGCGGTCTTCCCGGGCCGGCCCCGCCAGCCCCGCCGCGGCCGGGGCGGCGCCGCCGTCACACAGCTCGCGTACGCCCGCCGTGGCGAGATCACCCCGGAGATGGAGTACGTCGCGATCCGCGAGAACGTCTCCCCCGAGGTCGTCCGCGAGGAGATCGCCGCAGGTCGCGCCGTGCTTCCGGCGAACGTGAACCACCCCGAGATCGAGCCGATGATCATCGGCAAGCGGTTCCTGGTGAAGGTCAACGCCAACATCGGCAACTCCGCGGTCACCTCCTCCATCGAGGAGGAGGTCGACAAGATG
Proteins encoded in this window:
- a CDS encoding low molecular weight protein-tyrosine-phosphatase; this translates as MPAMYRVCFVCTGNICRSPMAESVFRAHVAADGLSALVEVDSAGTGGWHEGDGADPRTVAVLEAAGYEQDHRARRFHASWFARLDLVIALDAGHLRDLRALAPTPQDAAKVRLLRSYDPAASAAETDVPDPYYGPLDGFEECLELVEAASPGLLDAVRAAVKEHTA
- a CDS encoding NUDIX domain-containing protein, whose protein sequence is MTERPVVKRTARAILLDGDDLILIKRTRPGVDPYWLTPGGGVESSDSTVVDALHREVHEELGAKITDVVPCFVDTVEHIADRGVTGVKVQHFFVCRLESMDPSLRHGPEVDEPEGEYEIVRVPFSRVGIAAVHLVPLSLRHYLDGNIEGVRAMHAPDLG
- a CDS encoding GNAT family N-acetyltransferase, which produces MTPPHITDLPIRALTVDDLHRCADLSEDRGWLREEHKWRLLLAAGNGYGIDAPDGRGLAAACVVTRYGDTHSGPELAAIGMVLVADRFARQGLGRRLMTHVCDGVLKGVPLTLHATPYGRPLYEELGFETTGRTEMLTGAFRHEDTPGTYGASRVRPATAEDLPRILRLDAEVFGTDRTHMITRLPAFADRLVVAENHSQDGALTGYAAAWPNMDTQVIGPLIAHDTATAQSLVTALALGTERALRTDVDVRHEEFLAWLKDRGLASVAFNAVMTRDIPGLPGDWTRRWAPLTVAAG
- a CDS encoding GNAT family N-acetyltransferase, whose amino-acid sequence is MTDTPELMIRPATEADVPAIVAMLADDPLGATRESPDDLAPYLAALKRLTDDPNQHLVVAVRADRVVGTLQLTIVPGLSRKGATRSIIEGVRVHADERGGGLGTRIIAWAVEKSRAENCALVQLTSDVTRTGAHRFYERLGFTASHVGFKLQL
- a CDS encoding HAD family hydrolase; translation: MTLLHLFDLDGTLMYGSAAPVEISRQLGLSAEIAELERAFGAQEMGPHQFSVAAHALWADLTPAHVRAAFDGAPWLAGIRDVWQEIRDRGDYCAVISLSPSFFVELLLEWGAHAAHGSVFPEVPFTRPVEESGILTPEGKVRVADRLCAQFGVSRADCVAYGDSVTDAMLFEVVPVSVAVNARPYLAERATHVYEGRDLRDAYQLVGLTRPGVDAS
- a CDS encoding cystathionine gamma-lyase, translating into MTEYPPQETQTTRETGAAALGDGTRAVRAGLPEAVKNEPPLPGPVFAAHFHLPGDVEGPYAYGRDTNPTWTLLERAIGELEAPGEDVHTIVFASGMAAVSAVLLSQAHTGDTVVLPDDGYQALPLLREQLEAYGIHVRTAPTGDDAQLAVLDGARLLWIETPSNPGLDVCDVRRLVDAAHAGRTLVAVDNTLATPLGQRPLELGADFSVASGTKGLTGHGDVLLGYVVCRDPELAARVRRWRKIVGAIPGPMEAWLAHRSLATIQLRAQRQWANALAVAEALTHRPDVSGLRYPGLPTDRSHKTAALQMRGFGSVVSFTLPDRAHAERFMAALRLVEDATSFGGVRSTAERRGRWGGDAVPEGFIRFSAGAEDTEDLVADVLRALDHAGATP
- a CDS encoding globin domain-containing protein, whose product is MDAPPTRSARRESARISGEGGAIEPSPDAVLIRRTLAEIAPVADKVTSYFYALVFTGHPEVRGMFPAAMDAQRDRLLKALLTAAEHIDNPAVLVPYLRRLGAGHRKYGTMAGHYPAVGEALVGALARYAHHSWGPETQAAWVRAYTGISQIMIDAAAEEEVKAPAWWHAEVVSHDLRTPDIAVLTVRPDQPYAFLAGQYASLETPWWPRVWRHYSFASAPRADGLLSFHVKAVPAGWVSNALVRHARPGDVLRLGPPAGSMVVDHTTDNGMLCLGGGTGIAPIKALIEDVAEHGERRPVEVFFGARSDNDLYDKDTLLGLQRSHPWLSVRPVVGDGLAGQLPHAVGEHGPWSSYDAFISGPPAMIRNGVDELLRIGIPCERIRHDAVEELAGIAG
- a CDS encoding winged helix DNA-binding domain-containing protein, with the protein product MSLPLVTTAERRHRLGRRHRLAPSARAATVAETADSVVALHATDAATVFLSARARLAGGGPDAIERALYEDVSLVRLLSMRNTLFAVSAELAPHVDASTARAIAAKERRTLLKHLDEDGQGLDAAWLAGAEAAALDALDTHGPSTGSQLSAAVPALRQKITISRGKKYETEQGVATRVIRLLAADGRIRRDRPRGSWTSSQYRWVHTEPWPALPAAEARTEIARRWLRAYGPATEADLKWWTGWTLTDVRKALAAVGPDQVRLEDGTTALVSPGDTGPEPAPEPWAALLPGLDPTGMGWADRGFHLDPAHRSALFDYAGNIGPTVWWNGEIVGGWAQRSDGEIVWRLLGSPGRAAEQAVTAEAARLAAWVGEARITPRFRTPLERELVA
- a CDS encoding LysR family transcriptional regulator — encoded protein: MDLTLLRTFVAVHRAGSFTRAAALLGLSQPAVTSQIRTLERQLGRPLFHRRARGVTPTAVGDELAHKAAPHLDALLRITEAEREAAGALRTLHVAGPPEFLCLRVLPALALLVGQGHTLRAAPQTDAEATLDGLAAGHHDLVVTTAHPRGGLFTATALCDEEHVLVAAPYWAALVDMDRLREEGSAALDGIPLVEVHESLPLVTRYWAAVFDTLPDARPLAATVVVPDLRAVLECVRAGAGLAVLPRYLCQDALDSGRIVALAEPEVPPLRTWFLVVRTGSLALAHLARAHDRLLDASVHW